The stretch of DNA GTACTCATGTTCAATGAAATTCCAATTCTTTTTCCTTTATTACTTTCATAACTTTTTGGCATATATCTTACATAATCTTACCCTTGTGTAttttatctcattcacattccattatcgaggccccgcggcggtctgtcattgtaaaatccgcgcgggagagccgtccagtgtgttcttacgcttATCCTTGTTGTTCTCTCCGTATCGTTAGCTTAGAGCGGATTTTAACTCTGCGATGCAGCCCGCTATCTCACTACTATCTGAGTTATCACAGTTTCGTTTTTATGGAAGaatatattttctatattttctcaatcaacggtttatcaagccaattatcatttctaatctcctaaaatttagttcgcagttgcGCAGTATATTCTTTGTACACTTCAAAACCCCAAGGTAAGTttaatgaaatgcgctatataacaatgcCATTTAGAATAAACCTAAAAGTAAGTAAGTTATGTATTTTAGTTTCCTCCGATATGATGACAAGACATTTGAAGGCATTCGAAGACATTTTTGCGtaccatttgaaaaaatcacctagCATCCCTGGTTGTAACGCTATGGTAAACAACGTCACGATAGGACATTCATCGTCTGTTTTTGTTTATCGTCGAGACAAACCATATATTTCGATTTTCCTGGAAAACGgatccaatatttttttaataggtACATTGAACCGATTGGCATAAGTAATGGCAGAGTCAACAGAAAACAGTGCATCAATTGCGTCCACCTCTTCGTCAATTATTTCCTCCGCAAACTCAGCTAGCAATAACAGTGACGAAAATAAATTGAGGACAAGACCGGAGCAAGCAGATGACAAATTGGATCCGGAGATAGGTAAGTGGGCTAAGATCTCGTTCATAAAATTATAAACAAAAACTTGTGTTTGCAATCTAGTTAAACTGGAATGTCCTGTCTGCCTTCAAACGTGTATTCATCCGGCGAGACTTCCTTGTGGGCACGTATTCTGCTTCCTTTGCGTGAAGGTGAGATTCGTCGATATTGACACACTAGCATTGTGAAATAAGTTTCGTGAACGTTGCAGGGCGTTGCGTTTAAGAATCGTCGATGCGCAATGTGCCGTCGAGATATTCCTCCCAGCTATCTCGAACACCCTCAGCTAGTTAATGGTCTAAAAGAGGTGGAGAAAGCAGCAAAGGCATACGACGGTGCCGACTATCAGTGGTACTACGAGGGCCGCAACGGTTGGTGGCAGTACGATGAACGCACAAGCCAGGAACTGGAGGAGTCTTACCAGAAGAAGGAACGATTTTGTAAGATTTTGGTTGCGGGATTCCTATACATAGTGGATTTTGAACACAAGTGTCAAATTCGTCAGAATGATCCCTCGAGAATTCGGCGAGTGAAACGAGATTTGACAACAATCCCGAAAAAAGGCGTCGCTGGATTGCGCCTGGAAACGAATGATCTCACTTCGGGTGCTGCGCCAAGCTCCAATACGGACGGGTCTTTGAGTTCGGTTGATCTGCAGGCGGAAACAAATTTGCTACAAATGCACCGCAATATTGTTGTGGAGGAAAGCGAAGACAGCGTAGATTCCCGTATAAATTCAGGGGGTGAAAGTTTTGACAGTGACGCGAATAATAGCGTCGTTCATTCTTTCGAAGAGCAACCGTCCGCAAGCACTGCAACCGAACAGGACAGAGAGTTGGAATTGAGTCACACGATAAATAGTTTGAATTCACTCACATTGGATGACGACAGACTAGTTGTTGAGAGAAGAGATGAGCGGCTTACGGTTAGAAGACGAGTTGTACCCGATTTGTTTGCATTGAGTGATAGTGATGACGACAATGAGGACAATCTTCACGTTGTTCTTGAATGAATATTTGCAATTTCGAAGCGCAAATAGTTCATTAGACTTTGCGTTGCATTTGGTAGAAGCGGATCGGACGATTGGTCCGGTTGAAACAGAGTATTAAGTCAAGACATATAAAAGAGCAAATTATCCACATGAGTTTTCCACCCTGTATGTATTTGAGGGTTGTAAAATATGTTATCCTAATTATCGAATACATAAAAAAGATGTAAGTGACTTGAACTTGAGCCTGTATTTTTCGTTGAATTCTCACGTAACTTTTTAAAAGGTCCATCGCACCAAATGTGAACAAATCGAGTTGATGGATGCACATTATTAATTTGTTATCATTGaatctattgcaaaaacaatcgttcacgtgtCTATCCTCCTCATCTTTTCATCAGCGCTACAAAAAATGTCCATGACATGAAACGTCTGAAGTAACatagcagtcaaaacaacacaaagtcgtacttcggtcgctTTGAGTTTCAGTTTCCTTTAGGCGTTgctatcgatttcagtgcaattcaacgagagataacaataataatctaatAATAGAAatgtcatgccaactcgtctcagGAGTTAGGCAGTACCATCTCAGTTAGCAGTGAAAccttgtgggtgtaaaaacattgactattcaagcaactttgcacacttgaaattttcaaaaaaatattggactacactgaagtcgctttttacgcggatttcggaatttacgcggttttttttatagGGGACTTTTGGAATTTATGCGGTTTCTTTACGTGGCACGCATCACCCGCGTAAAAAACGTAGTGTATTGTTTAAAAAGGGCCAAATTTTTCTTTTctaaatttttaacaaaaatttatgagtcaaaaactatgatacttacttacttactttttGATCCGAGTCTGCTCAACAGGCAAAAGGAAGGGACGATGTCAAAAGTCTCCACTGTCGACGATCATCTGCCATGGCTTTCACGATTAACGAAGATCTAGAGTTTTTGCGTTGTCTCCGTCGAGACGCACCACGTTTAGCAGGCGTACAGCAGTACTCATCCATGACGATAAGAAACAGTAGTGGTGATAATATGCCGCCCTGTCTCACACCGGCAGTAACCCGTATTGGGTCGGACAAGACGCCATTGTGCAATACCTTGCACGAAAACGCCTCGCACTGAGCCTCTATAGGATGGACTAGCTTCTCTGGGACTCCTCTACGCTTGAGTGCACCCCAGATGTTTTCGTGGTTGAGTCAGTCGAGcgaattttcaaaatcaacGAACACCAGCAGGAGAGAGTCCTGAAATTCGTTGATCTGTTCCAGAATAATACGGAGCGTTGCGATATGGTCCACGCATGAATGACCGGCACGGAATTCGGCTTGCTGCCGCCGGAGAGTAGCGTTTTCCCATGAATCCGGTTAAGGATTACCTTGCAGAGTATTTTGAGAGTAACAAAAGCCGCGTGATGCCGCGCCAGTTTCTGCATTCAGTTGGGTCTCCTTTCCTACGGACTTTTACCAAAATGCCCTGCACTGCCATCCAGTTCACCGGAAAAGTTGCGGTTTCCCATATATTACTAAATAGCTGATGCATCATCTGAGCTGACAAGGCTGGGTCAGCTTTGAGCATCTCGGCTGAAATACAGTCTATTCCTGGCGCTCTACTGTACTTCATATTCTTGATTGCCACTTCAATTTCAGACAGCGAGGGCGCGTCGGGGTTTACGCGATTAATGCGACGAACTACGGGTGCTAAGCACTGTTGGTTTTCTTGGTTACCAGCATTTGAGACTCGAAAGAGTTGCTCAAAGTGTTCAGTCCATCGTTTAAGCTGGTCTGTACGGTATGTCAGTAACTGACCAGTTCTGTCTTTTAGCGGTATCTTCGTTTTAATCCTAACATCACTAAAGCGGCGAGAAATGTCGTACAACACGCGGATATCACCATTGGCGGTTTCTCTCTCTTCGGGTTGGTCCGAGCTCTCTTGTCCCGTCTACAAGCCCTCTTAACAGCCTTCTCCAGCTCGGTGTATCGTTGACGAGCATCTGTCTCAGCCACTTTGGTTCGCGCTCGCTCAATGTAGCCTCTCTCCGCTCGCCGATCATTCTCCAGGTTTCATCTGAAATCTACTCCCTACGCGTGCTGCGTACTTTGCCGAGGGTTTCATCACTAGCCCAACTAGCTGGCAACTCCGAGGCTCGTGATACAAGTTGTTCAACAAATAAACTTTTCACCTCAGTGTTCTCCAACCGGCGGACGTCGTAAGGACATCAAACATTCTCCTCCCGCCGTTGAACGCGAGCGACGTGCAGGCGTATCTCAGCGATGATCAGGTGATGGTCGGCGCTGCGCTTGTTGCGTACATCAAGAAAACTCCTCCATTTTCGGCTGATGCAGATGTGGTCGATTTGGTTTTCTGTTCGGCCGTCGCGGGAAACCCACGTGATCTTATGTGCTGGTCGATGGGGGAAAAGCGATCCATCAATCACCATGTTGTTATTCCCCtttattccacgcggcgagtgacgtgagattgcAAAGTTTACCACTTTATTCTGGATGCCACCTTACTTTTTAGCTCCTTTTAGATACTCGAGCCGATAAcaaatgaggacacgacttcaaatttcACCTAGTGACGAATTATAGTCACGCCGTTCGCTTACGGaaatgcagtgacttgagccatctcacgtcattcgccgcgcggaataagggGAATTACCGCAGAATTCTGTAAACAGCTCCCCGTTTTCGCTCAACCCTCCTAAACCATGGCGTCCCATGACGCGTTCAAGGTCCGTATTGTTTGAGCCAATCTTCGCATTGAAGTCGCCTAAGCAGATTTGGATGTCCGCCTTCGGGAGTTTCTCAACCACACTGTTCAGCTGACTGTAGAAATTCTCGTTCTCCTGCAGGTCGACAGCATCTGTTGGCGCACAGCCCCCTCCCCctcccttccctgtcagcatacgaccaagatcccaccggggttggttacccgatcttcactgtggttactcgtaccccaggtggcaccacggggaggtagggataggagttattGGATAAGAGGCTGAGGACCACTATTGGGGTCTATTTTATACCTGCAGGTACGCGAATTACCGATGGTACGAATTATCCTGTCATTTACCACCCAAAAACTATGATACGTACAAAAGAAAGATAGAAATagtgtgtcaaagaacaaattgtagagtggttagtgagtttcaatttcaatcaagtttattatgattttttttggggtaaaaataataacaccttcaacgacgaagaatttaatttttatgacgaagactATCTTCTAAGTTTTTCACCTTCAAAATGTTAATTCAATTCACTAAttcagatgtttcacaactatatatTTCTCATCTTCCACAAGAAAGGAACATAATCGTCttttagcgtacttttttaatATAGACCAGTTTGAGGCAAATAGATCCCGAAACAAAAAagagttctataactctgttattgttgaaattcgaccatatgcgtatTCGTATGAGAAAggcgttttctgactttaagggaatgaaccaaaaattaaattcttcttatATATTAAAAAGATAATCatcataaaaacaacaacaaagagttatagaaattttgaaatctttattaaaattaatggcacacttgaacagtctgaacaggctatagcatctaagtttaacgattatttcgtcaatagtgtttcattgatcaatcagtccattgaattggtcgatgGAACCTGATAAAATTAAACAGCCGGTTAATAgtaattgtagatttgaaagttcTTCCCAAtcacattaaatgaacttagaactatttgcttttcattAGGGAAAACGGTTTCTGGgatcgaggaaggttcttatgatagtttgagacccctcccctctctctaagggggggcaccataccatacaaattaaacacaaatttctgcattactcaaggattgatcaagcaattgaaaccaaattgggcatatggaagttttagggtgcaataaatatttctatggtggttagacactccaccccctctctaagggggagctgtcatacaaaagaaacacaaatttctgcattactcaagatcTAAGCAGGctaacggaaccaaatttgcaatgtggaggttttagggggtaaGAGATATTTTTATGgcgattcgacactcctcccttctctttaagggagggctgccatacaaaataaacacaaatttctgctaaactcaagaactaatcaagcaaacggaatcaaatttgtcatttggaggttttagacagcacgatacgtttctatggtgtttcgaCGCTTCTCCCCCTCTCCAAGAGGTGGTGCGACACTCCTTTCCTCTCTTTAAAgggaggctgtcatacaaatgaaacaccatTGTTTGCACatcccgagaactaatcaagcaaaggggtAAGCACAAAACTCGAAAAAGCAATCGTCATATTTGAGATTTCATAATTTtagtatattttctgtatcaaatatgtattccatttaagggagaaacatgttatttacaagtgatttaaaaatcttgaacgaaaattgtgtctgaaaataattttatattacaatgacgagctttggtagaagtaccaggaaatttatagtgaaaggaaattgtaaagggtcaattagaagatcaatcatacAAAAGTTCTGCGTTTGGAccaatgaacgttcgcttagcaagaaaacgagaatgtttgaaggtattgataacaacaaaaaatccattttgggcggaacgaagtttgccgggtctgctAGTTTTTCATAAAATCTCAATTTACATTCAATTGGCCCTCACAGTAaatcttcaaattgaaaatgGCGTCAATTGttcacgaaattctgctttttaactgggccCAAGCCCACTTAACATTCGCCCAGTTAAATAGTTGTCCAGTTAAACCAGATTCAGTTATCGAATGATTACTGTACAGcaattattcatataatttttgttcagaattttaaaaaaacttgaGGAGCaataatttcaattaaaaaaaaatgtttcaattatttttttatgtttttttatttgatattgagggtttttgagtacgggaaatgggggtcccataaaaatattatacacatttcaaccaaccatattCTGACAAAACAtgccaattgaaaattttcggaaaactatgaaGGATGAAAAAGTTCGGAaagttgaattcccatatgctctacaattacatcgtgacaagcattgttagtctgtttgatatttgcgctaacgaaattgatctttgttcgtggaaaaggattttcgaataaaaaatccTATATCCTATAACTCCTATATCTTATAactatataaattaaaatggatagccaaatgtgttgtgtaatgtgagttttggtagaagtactagcaaaCTTATGGTGAAAGGAAACACTAAGGGTTCGATTAggagattggacccatgaacgttcgcttagtaagaaaacgtgaatgtttgaaggtattgataacaaaaaatccattttgagaGGGACGAAGTTTGATGAGTCAGCTAGTGACTAAtatttttacacccacaacgtttcactgcaatctgagatataGCTGCCAATGACCAGTCGAGTTGGTATGAAAATCTTCAAGTGTTACATTGGACCGTTTCAAAAGTTACGTGAGAATTGTTTTAGATACGTCAATATTCCAAGATTAAAACTAATATCAAAACACAgctgaataaaaaaagaaaacaaatatcCAAACACAAGATtatgttgagatttttttttatatgaactaGATTTAATTCCTGAAGCAAGTTTTGCTCTCTCACAACACCAGGAACAATAGCTTTCGATAAGAATCTATATCGATACGCCGAAATAAATTGctactatattttttattgctGCAATCTTTTCAACTGATTAATAAACCCAACATTTGGTTGTATGCATGGTCTTTTCTCCTTCACCAATCCGAAGGCTTGTAGGAAACTGTAACCGTGGTGCTTTATAAGGTATCCTATGACTACGGCGGCCGACCGGGAAACTCCCGCGTTGCAATGGACTAAAATCTTCCCGCTGCCAACGCGACAGCGCTCAATGAAATCACAAGATTGGTCGATGACCGTCAGCAGATTCGTATCTGGAAGATCTAAACATTCAACGAATTTTATTTCTACGTGAGTGCAATCCAAAGTCGTTGGTGTTTCTATTCCCACACTTAAAACGTGTGTTATTCCGTACTTTTGTATTACTTCCATCCGCACACAATCCTGTgatcctaaataaataaactgaCTGATGATGCAAGCGGGTATCTGATCAGAACTATTGTCAACGATGAATCCAAGCCGGGCCGGCGCATCTCGCATTAATTCACCACGGAAGATTTTCCGACTGCCATCCACGTATGTTACAACAGTTTCAGTGGGTTGTAACGATTGTTTGCTTTTCTTCAGTTGTTCCAGGAAGCTCATCTTGTGAAAATTCCAGATCGGTCGGGTTATATTCCACCTGGCAGAGATACAATCCGTACGCGGGTGCTACAACAGCTCGATCACACCAGGAATTCTGCGATGGTATTGTCAACATTTCATAGATATCACGCTCAGAAATTCGCTCTTCGGCCGCAGCAATCCAAGCTCCGACCATACGACGCACCTGTGGAGAATCGACGTATCTACGTTATTAAATTTTTTGATCTTATCACCCTAGAATACCTGTTTGTAAAGGAATGACTTCGCTTTTATCCGAATATCCCAGAATTCGTAGCATTTATCCGCTAATTCACGGTTAAAAACCGATGCCATAGAAATGCTTCGTTCAATCGAGATATGATCGATCTGTCTAAGGGTATAACTCGGATCCATCTGTCGGTCGTTTCCCCGGGCAATAGACATAAACGTTCGAAAGTCATGATAACCTTCGAATTGTTTCGCCACTCTCAACATTCGATCGATTTCGAATTTTGGATGTCTGTAAAATGTTTGGCTTGAGTAACGGCTTTGACATTACAAATCGAGCTGTTTTTACGCAATAAAATAACATCGGTCTAGTTCCTCGATGGGAATGAATCGGTTAAGTGGATGCGTCCGGGGGTCACCACATAAGTTTTTTCGCAGTACACCCAAACGATAAATGTATGTTCGTGATTTAGCGTGGAGCCTCGCGTGAAAACTCATTGGGACCAATCCAGTGCTAATTATTCTGATTGGTAGACCTTGGGATATAAAAGATCTATTTAGACCCTGTGTCACCTTATCCGTCCGGTAGGGCTGACCATTCTTTCGCTGCAGATCGACGTGAATAGTGTTGTGGAGAGCATGCACCCCAGCATCAGTCCTGCAGAGTATCGATCTTCtgagtaaaaatttgaatggcAAAGTCTATCGTTGCTCGGATATCAACACCAACTCAGTCCATTTACTTTAACTGATTATGCAACAAATTACGAAATACGTTGAAATTGATGCATATTCTAATCGAAAACTATAACCAAAGTAAGGTCAGATGGATATAATCAAAAGAACTTGTGCTAGCCAGTGGAAAAATATTGTTACTCAATAATTGATCTATTGAAGTTGTcttaagtttgtgtttcatttgcatcaGTTTCTTTCACGAGCTAAACTGGTAGTAATCAACAGCAAGTATAACACTTAACTCACCGACtggataattttattttgaactcATTCACAGGTTCAAACCTCCTCAAGGCAATCTCCAGAAGACCCTCTATAGAAAGAGGATCATCCGCACAGCCACTTCCTGGTATGATACTTTTTTGAATCCCCCTTCGAAATGTGTATTTTAGATGATGGAATGTTCAATGTGATCCAAGCGAAATACTCACCTGAATCGAGTCCCGATATAAGACAGTTTCATTAGATAACGATTCATTGATGAAAACCACCAATGGGAACCgatgaatattttaaaaataaattgtttaCATGAGTCCTTATTTCGGTTAATTTGTCAAAGACCACCTTTTGTGCCgagttgtttttttctttatataatGAGTTTTTTTATCGGGTTGTCTCG from Toxorhynchites rutilus septentrionalis strain SRP chromosome 3, ASM2978413v1, whole genome shotgun sequence encodes:
- the LOC129776478 gene encoding tRNA pseudouridine synthase-like 1 isoform X2; the protein is MNRYLMKLSYIGTRFRGIQKSIIPGSGCADDPLSIEGLLEIALRRFEPVNEFKIKLSSRHPKFEIDRMLRVAKQFEGYHDFRTFMSIARGNDRQMDPSYTLRQIDHISIERSISMASVFNRELADKCYEFWDIRIKAKSFLYKQVRRMVGAWIAAAEERISERDIYEMLTIPSQNSWCDRAVVAPAYGLYLCQVEYNPTDLEFSQDELPGTTEEKQTIVTTH
- the LOC129776477 gene encoding E3 ubiquitin-protein ligase rnf146; this translates as MAESTENSASIASTSSSIISSANSASNNSDENKLRTRPEQADDKLDPEIVKLECPVCLQTCIHPARLPCGHVFCFLCVKGVAFKNRRCAMCRRDIPPSYLEHPQLVNGLKEVEKAAKAYDGADYQWYYEGRNGWWQYDERTSQELEESYQKKERFCKILVAGFLYIVDFEHKCQIRQNDPSRIRRVKRDLTTIPKKGVAGLRLETNDLTSGAAPSSNTDGSLSSVDLQAETNLLQMHRNIVVEESEDSVDSRINSGGESFDSDANNSVVHSFEEQPSASTATEQDRELELSHTINSLNSLTLDDDRLVVERRDERLTVRRRVVPDLFALSDSDDDNEDNLHVVLE
- the LOC129776478 gene encoding tRNA pseudouridine synthase-like 1 isoform X1, which produces MNRYLMKLSYIGTRFRGIQKSIIPGSGCADDPLSIEGLLEIALRRFEPVNEFKIKLSSRTDAGVHALHNTIHVDLQRKNGQPYRTDKVTQGLNRSFISQGLPIRIISTGLVPMSFHARLHAKSRTYIYRLGVLRKNLCGDPRTHPLNRFIPIEELDRCYFIAHPKFEIDRMLRVAKQFEGYHDFRTFMSIARGNDRQMDPSYTLRQIDHISIERSISMASVFNRELADKCYEFWDIRIKAKSFLYKQVRRMVGAWIAAAEERISERDIYEMLTIPSQNSWCDRAVVAPAYGLYLCQVEYNPTDLEFSQDELPGTTEEKQTIVTTH